The Litorilinea aerophila DNA window TGTCCGGCCAGGCGACCGGACCTGCCAATCCCCGTCAATCTGTGGATTCAATCCAGGGGGAACCTGCGTCTACGCGGGGCGGAGCTGGGGGATGGCGGGATCTGGCTGCCCGTCGGTGGAGGGGGCCTGGGGACCGGCTTCATGCAGAATGGCGCCGTCCGCGATGGTGATGGTCCGGGTGACCCGGCGGGCCAGGTCTTCGTCGTGGGTCACCATGAGGATGGTCTTGCGCTCGGCCACCAGGCGGGTGAAGAGCTGGAAGACGGAATCCGCGGTTTTGGAATCCAGATTGCCGGTGGGCTCGTCGGCCACCAGCAGGGGCGGATCGTTGGCCAGGGCCCGGGCGATGGCCACCCGCTGCTGTTGCCCACCCGAGACTTCGCTGGGCAGCTTGTGGGCGTGGTCGGCCATGTCCACCTGCTCCAGCAGATACATGGCCCGGTCGTAGCGTTCTGCCGGGCGAAACATGTTGCAGAAGTCCATGGGGAGCATCACGTTTTCCACACAGGAGAGCATGGGCAGGAGCTGGAAGAACTGGAAGATGATGCCGATGTGGCGTCCCCGCCATTCCGCCATTTTGCCCTCGCTCAGATCATTGATA harbors:
- a CDS encoding ABC transporter ATP-binding protein; protein product: MNNRFQKPEKPGTRLRPSDGQPPQGSPLIRLEQVVKAYQTPVGEFVALRGIDLQIGEGEFVAVVGKSGSGKSTLINMITGIDRPTSGDIWVGGTHINDLSEGKMAEWRGRHIGIIFQFFQLLPMLSCVENVMLPMDFCNMFRPAERYDRAMYLLEQVDMADHAHKLPSEVSGGQQQRVAIARALANDPPLLVADEPTGNLDSKTADSVFQLFTRLVAERKTILMVTHDEDLARRVTRTITIADGAILHEAGPQAPSTDGQPDPAIPQLRPA